A single window of Modestobacter italicus DNA harbors:
- a CDS encoding ABC transporter ATP-binding protein, with amino-acid sequence MTTDLRTEAVSLGYGDTPVVHDLDVVLPAGRVTAVVGPNGCGKSTLLGALARLHAPRSGAVVLDGRVLATLRPREVARRVGLLPQDADAPDGLTVRDLVRYGRHPHQGLLRQWSPEDAAAVTRALVAADLLELADRPLDTLSGGQRQRAWIAMVVAQETDVVLLDEPTSALDLGHQLEVLELVHDLARAGRTVVLVLHELSTACRYADHLVAMRDGRVVAEGPPAAVVTTELVRDLYGVEAVVLTDPVAGTPVVCPVRRLPQSDRTAVTASA; translated from the coding sequence GTGACGACCGACCTGCGCACCGAGGCGGTGAGCCTCGGCTACGGGGACACCCCCGTCGTCCACGACCTGGACGTCGTCCTGCCGGCCGGCCGGGTGACCGCGGTGGTCGGCCCCAACGGGTGCGGCAAGTCCACCCTGCTGGGTGCGCTGGCCCGGCTGCACGCGCCCCGGTCGGGTGCGGTCGTCCTGGACGGACGGGTGCTCGCGACGCTGCGGCCGCGGGAGGTGGCACGCCGGGTCGGCCTGCTGCCCCAGGACGCGGACGCCCCCGACGGGCTCACCGTGCGCGACCTGGTCCGGTACGGCCGGCACCCGCACCAGGGGCTGCTGCGGCAGTGGTCGCCGGAGGACGCCGCCGCCGTCACCCGGGCACTGGTCGCCGCCGACCTGCTGGAGCTCGCCGACCGGCCGCTGGACACCCTGTCCGGCGGTCAGCGTCAGCGGGCCTGGATCGCGATGGTCGTGGCCCAGGAGACCGACGTCGTCCTGCTCGACGAGCCGACGTCCGCCCTCGACCTCGGGCACCAGCTCGAGGTGCTGGAGCTGGTCCACGACCTGGCCCGGGCCGGCCGCACGGTGGTGCTGGTGCTGCACGAGCTGTCCACGGCCTGCCGGTACGCCGACCACCTGGTCGCGATGCGCGACGGGCGGGTCGTCGCCGAGGGCCCGCCGGCCGCGGTGGTGACCACCGAGCTCGTGCGGGACCTCTACGGCGTGGAGGCGGTGGTGCTGACCGACCCGGTCGCCGGGACGCCGGTGGTCTGCCCCGTGCGCCGGCTGCCGCAGTCCGACCGGACCGCGGTCACCGCCTCGGCCTAG
- a CDS encoding FecCD family ABC transporter permease, whose product MDGVLLRRGLVPAAIALAVAGVGSLALGAGDVGPLRALSVLLGGGDDDARFAVLQLRVPRTLVAVAVGLALALAGAVLQAAARNPLAEPGLLGVSAGASFAVVLTIAAGAGAATVGPAVAVLGAAAGCLLALGAARLRGTGDDPVRLVLAGAALSGLLGAGTSVVLLLDQRTADEVRFWTVGSVAGRDLDTLGQVGPVLVAGALVAWLVARPLSALALGDATARSLGHRPARARALGVASVALLVGGAVAAAGPIAFVGLVVPFLARALVGPDLRRVLAVCLLLGPAVVLLADVASRLLVRPYEMPLGVVTALLGAPVLVAVVRSTRMPAL is encoded by the coding sequence GTGGACGGGGTGCTGCTGCGCCGTGGGCTGGTGCCGGCCGCGATCGCCCTGGCCGTCGCCGGGGTGGGCAGCCTGGCGCTGGGCGCCGGGGACGTCGGCCCGCTGCGGGCGCTGTCCGTGCTGCTCGGCGGCGGGGACGACGACGCCCGCTTCGCCGTCCTGCAGCTGCGGGTGCCGCGCACGCTCGTCGCGGTGGCGGTCGGCCTGGCGCTCGCCCTCGCCGGCGCGGTGCTGCAGGCGGCGGCCCGCAACCCGCTCGCCGAACCAGGGCTGCTCGGGGTGAGCGCCGGGGCGTCCTTCGCCGTCGTCCTCACCATCGCCGCCGGCGCCGGGGCGGCGACCGTGGGCCCCGCGGTCGCGGTGCTCGGCGCGGCCGCCGGCTGCCTGCTCGCCCTCGGTGCCGCCCGGCTGCGCGGGACCGGGGACGACCCGGTCCGGCTGGTGCTGGCCGGGGCCGCCCTCTCCGGCCTGCTCGGTGCCGGGACCTCGGTCGTGCTGCTGCTGGACCAGCGGACCGCCGACGAGGTGCGGTTCTGGACCGTCGGTTCGGTCGCCGGCCGCGACCTCGACACGCTCGGCCAGGTCGGTCCGGTCCTGGTCGCCGGTGCCCTGGTCGCCTGGCTCGTGGCCCGGCCGCTGTCGGCCCTGGCGCTCGGTGACGCCACCGCCCGCAGCCTCGGCCACCGGCCGGCCCGCGCGCGGGCGCTCGGCGTGGCCTCGGTCGCGCTGCTGGTGGGCGGCGCGGTGGCCGCGGCCGGGCCGATCGCCTTCGTCGGGCTCGTGGTGCCCTTCCTCGCCCGGGCACTCGTCGGGCCGGACCTGCGCCGGGTGCTGGCCGTCTGCCTGCTCCTCGGCCCGGCCGTCGTGCTCCTCGCCGACGTCGCGTCCCGGCTGCTCGTCCGGCCCTACGAGATGCCGCTCGGCGTGGTCACCGCGCTGCTCGGGGCACCCGTGCTCGTCGCCGTCGTCCGCTCGACCCGGATGCCCGCGCTGTGA
- a CDS encoding FecCD family ABC transporter permease: MTATTRLEPATAPPGTWRLAAARRSVLVDRRAALAAAVLGCLVLLAVALGLAVGTARIGVADTLPAVLGRGEPRDVLLVQRLRLPRVVAGLLVGAALGIAGVLLQTLARNRLATPDTVGLNDGATAFAVASVVAVPTSLAPPALALVGAATAASLTLGLAGGAGKRGYRFLVVGLGVGAALGALTQLMLARAPIDAANQAFPWTVGSLSARSPLAVAVLAAGLAVALPVAVVLGRQLGMLRLADAVVVGLGLPVGRVRVGVIAVAVVTAGLAIAAAGPLGLVALIAPEVARKAAGPRSVAVVGSALAGALVVLLADLLGRTVAAPLELPVGIVTAVIGGPYLLWLLLSTRTRRMP, encoded by the coding sequence GTGACCGCGACGACCCGGCTCGAGCCGGCCACCGCCCCACCGGGCACCTGGCGGCTGGCGGCCGCCCGCCGCTCGGTGCTGGTCGACCGCCGGGCCGCCCTGGCGGCCGCCGTGCTGGGCTGCCTGGTCCTGCTGGCCGTCGCGCTCGGCCTGGCGGTCGGGACGGCCCGGATCGGCGTCGCGGACACGCTGCCGGCCGTGCTGGGGCGGGGAGAGCCGCGTGACGTCCTGCTCGTCCAGCGGTTGCGGCTGCCCCGGGTGGTCGCCGGCCTGCTGGTCGGTGCCGCGCTCGGCATCGCCGGCGTGCTGCTGCAGACGCTGGCCCGCAACCGGCTGGCCACGCCGGACACCGTCGGGCTCAACGACGGGGCGACCGCCTTCGCGGTGGCCAGCGTCGTCGCGGTGCCCACCAGCCTGGCGCCGCCGGCGCTGGCCCTGGTCGGGGCCGCGACGGCCGCGTCCCTGACGCTGGGCCTGGCCGGCGGCGCCGGGAAGCGGGGCTACCGGTTCCTGGTGGTCGGGCTCGGGGTCGGCGCGGCCCTCGGGGCGCTGACCCAGCTGATGCTCGCCCGCGCGCCCATCGACGCCGCCAACCAGGCGTTCCCCTGGACCGTCGGCAGCCTCAGCGCCCGCTCCCCGCTGGCCGTCGCCGTCCTGGCCGCCGGGCTCGCGGTGGCGCTGCCGGTCGCGGTCGTGCTCGGCCGCCAGCTGGGGATGCTCCGGCTGGCCGACGCGGTCGTCGTCGGGCTGGGGCTGCCGGTCGGCCGGGTGCGGGTCGGCGTGATCGCCGTCGCCGTGGTCACCGCCGGTCTGGCGATCGCCGCCGCCGGCCCGCTCGGCCTCGTGGCGCTCATCGCCCCCGAGGTCGCCCGCAAGGCCGCCGGCCCGCGCTCGGTCGCCGTCGTGGGGTCGGCGCTGGCCGGCGCGCTGGTCGTGCTGCTCGCCGACCTGCTCGGTCGCACCGTCGCGGCCCCGCTGGAGCTGCCGGTCGGCATCGTCACCGCCGTCATCGGCGGCCCGTACCTGCTCTGGCTCCTGCTGAGCACCCGCACCCGGAGGATGCCGTGA